One segment of Agrococcus sp. ProA11 DNA contains the following:
- the thrB gene encoding homoserine kinase, whose amino-acid sequence MTSETAAAGGIPIGRRVRVRVPATSANLGPGFDTLGLALNVHDELEVEATASGVQVEVTGVGEAGTELSVPTDETNLVARSILHVFDRVGVEAPGLRLTATNSIPHGRGMGSSGAAIVSGVLAAKGLLEGIVEIADDDVLRFATELEGHPDNVAPAIFGGLTIAWVDETGPRHKQLAVHRGVSVLVAVPEATMSTKLARSLQPEAVPHADAVFNVSRSALLVAALTQSPELLFDATEDRLHQSYRASAMPETSALVGDLRAAGHAAVVSGAGPSVLVLATDPAARLEAAAIVEDRAQAWSARLLAVDIRGGTVEPIPTSAAA is encoded by the coding sequence GTGACGAGCGAGACGGCCGCAGCCGGCGGCATCCCCATCGGGCGCCGCGTGCGCGTGCGCGTGCCCGCGACCAGCGCCAACCTGGGCCCGGGCTTCGACACGCTCGGCCTGGCGCTCAACGTGCACGACGAGCTCGAGGTGGAGGCGACGGCCTCCGGCGTGCAGGTCGAGGTGACGGGAGTTGGCGAGGCCGGCACGGAGCTCAGCGTGCCCACCGATGAGACGAACCTCGTGGCGCGCTCGATCCTGCACGTCTTCGATCGAGTCGGCGTCGAGGCACCCGGGCTGCGTCTGACCGCGACCAACAGCATCCCGCACGGGCGGGGCATGGGCTCGTCCGGTGCCGCGATCGTCTCGGGCGTGCTCGCCGCGAAGGGGCTGCTCGAGGGCATCGTCGAGATCGCGGATGACGACGTGCTGCGCTTCGCGACCGAGCTCGAGGGGCACCCCGACAACGTCGCCCCCGCGATCTTCGGCGGGCTCACCATCGCCTGGGTGGACGAGACGGGCCCGCGGCACAAGCAGCTCGCCGTGCACCGCGGTGTCTCGGTGCTGGTGGCGGTGCCGGAGGCGACGATGTCGACCAAGCTCGCGCGCAGCCTGCAGCCGGAGGCCGTGCCGCATGCGGACGCCGTCTTCAACGTGTCGCGCTCGGCGCTGCTCGTCGCCGCCCTCACCCAGAGCCCGGAACTGCTGTTCGACGCCACCGAGGATCGACTGCACCAGTCGTATCGCGCGAGCGCGATGCCCGAGACGAGCGCGCTGGTCGGCGACCTGCGCGCCGCCGGCCATGCCGCGGTGGTGTCGGGCGCGGGGCCATCCGTGCTGGTGCTCGCCACCGATCCCGCCGCGCGGCTGGAGGCTGCCGCGATCGTCGAGGATCGCGCGCAGGCCTGGTCTGCGCGCCTGCTCGCCGTCGATATTCGCGGTGGTACAGTGGAGCCCATCCCCACCAGCGCCGCGGCGTAG
- a CDS encoding homoserine dehydrogenase gives MNSYRSLRIALLGAGSVGSQVAKLLLEQQEELAARVGAPLELVGIGVRDVDAERDVPLPRELLTSDLGTLIAGADIVVELLGGIEPARTLLLDALAAGADVVTANKALVAAHGPELFDAAEIVGAQVAYEAAVGGAIPIIRPLEQSLAGDRVTRVMGIVNGTTNFILDRMHTQGASLEEALATATALGYAEADPTADIEGFDAASKATILASLAFHTEVPASEVHREGITGVTDAMVQQAERSGRVLKLVAICERMPGDPNDPDAVDRVSARVHPVSLPGTHPLAAVHEAMNAIFVTAESAGDLMFYGAGAGGPETASAVLGDLVSIARRHVAGGPGMAGSTHANLGRAPFADVRARHEIALTVADKPGVLSVVAGLVALHGVSVESVRQDARDAAATLVLGTHTATEGRIADVLAALEEQDDVERIDSVIRLID, from the coding sequence ATGAACTCCTACCGTTCCCTCCGCATCGCGCTGCTCGGCGCCGGCAGCGTCGGCTCGCAGGTGGCGAAGCTGCTGCTCGAGCAGCAGGAGGAGCTCGCGGCTCGCGTCGGCGCCCCGCTCGAGCTCGTCGGCATCGGCGTGCGCGACGTGGACGCCGAGCGCGACGTGCCGCTGCCGCGGGAGCTGCTCACGAGCGACCTCGGCACGCTCATCGCCGGCGCCGACATCGTGGTCGAGCTGCTGGGCGGCATCGAGCCGGCCCGCACCCTGCTGCTCGACGCGCTCGCCGCAGGCGCCGACGTCGTGACCGCCAACAAGGCGCTCGTGGCCGCGCACGGTCCCGAGCTGTTCGACGCGGCCGAGATCGTGGGCGCGCAGGTCGCCTACGAGGCCGCGGTCGGTGGCGCGATCCCCATCATCCGCCCGCTCGAGCAGTCGCTCGCGGGCGACCGGGTCACGCGCGTGATGGGCATCGTCAACGGCACCACCAACTTCATCCTCGACCGCATGCACACGCAGGGCGCCTCGCTCGAGGAGGCGCTCGCCACGGCGACCGCGCTGGGATACGCCGAGGCCGACCCCACCGCCGACATCGAGGGCTTCGACGCCGCCAGCAAGGCGACCATCCTCGCCTCGCTCGCGTTCCACACCGAGGTGCCGGCATCCGAGGTGCACCGCGAGGGCATCACGGGCGTGACGGATGCGATGGTGCAGCAGGCGGAGCGGAGCGGCCGGGTGCTGAAGCTCGTCGCGATCTGCGAGCGGATGCCCGGCGACCCGAACGACCCGGACGCGGTCGACCGCGTCTCGGCGCGGGTGCACCCGGTGTCGCTGCCGGGCACGCATCCGCTCGCCGCGGTGCACGAGGCGATGAACGCCATCTTCGTGACCGCCGAGTCGGCGGGCGACCTGATGTTCTACGGCGCTGGCGCCGGCGGTCCCGAGACCGCATCCGCGGTGTTGGGCGACCTGGTCTCGATCGCGCGCCGCCACGTCGCCGGCGGCCCCGGCATGGCCGGGTCGACGCATGCGAACCTCGGGCGCGCGCCGTTCGCCGATGTGCGGGCGCGGCACGAGATCGCACTGACGGTCGCCGACAAGCCGGGCGTGCTCTCGGTGGTCGCGGGCCTCGTGGCGCTGCACGGAGTATCCGTGGAATCGGTGCGGCAGGATGCGCGCGACGCAGCCGCGACGCTCGTGCTCGGCACCCACACGGCAACGGAGGGGCGCATCGCGGACGTGCTCGCGGCGCTCGAGGAGCAGGACGACGTGGAGCGGATCGACAGCGTCATCCGTCTCATCGACTAG
- the lysA gene encoding diaminopimelate decarboxylase has translation MPHPLAPQLPDTHDANALVDGVWPASAERVDGSVHVGGVALSEIAAEHGTPFLLLDETVVRERARRIRMAFEAAFETVDVYYAGKALLTADVARWMRDEGLRLDVATGGELAVALRAGVDPAAIGFHGNNKSELEIDAGVRAGVGTFVIDAAVEAERVAAAAARAGRVQRVRLRISVGVHASTHEFLATSHEDQKFGIPVAEAPALVARIRELPSLDLVGLHTHIGSQIFDADGFAESARRMLALHASLGDTEALSELNLGGGFGIAYTAADSPEPIEAIAAGLADAVRAAADELGIAVPRIAIEPGRWIVGPAGITVYTVGTVKPVALDVGTRTYVSVDGGMGDNPRPALYGAQYAARIVSRASDAEPTLVRVAGRHCESGDIVVDAEWLPGDVRPDDLLAVAATGAYCHSLASNYNLAPRPPVLAISAAESGGATVRTLVRRETIEDLLARDTGFGAGSDVSAPTSTDETHGAASA, from the coding sequence GTGCCGCACCCGCTTGCCCCGCAGCTGCCAGACACGCACGACGCGAACGCGCTCGTCGACGGCGTCTGGCCCGCCAGTGCCGAGCGCGTCGACGGCTCGGTGCATGTCGGGGGAGTGGCGCTGAGCGAGATCGCCGCTGAGCACGGCACGCCCTTCCTGCTCCTCGACGAGACCGTTGTGCGCGAGCGTGCCAGGCGCATCCGCATGGCGTTTGAGGCGGCCTTCGAGACCGTCGACGTCTACTACGCGGGCAAGGCGCTGCTCACCGCCGACGTGGCCCGGTGGATGCGCGACGAGGGCCTGCGGCTCGACGTCGCCACGGGCGGCGAGCTCGCGGTCGCGCTTCGCGCGGGCGTCGATCCGGCGGCCATCGGCTTCCACGGCAACAACAAGTCCGAGCTCGAGATCGACGCGGGCGTGAGGGCGGGCGTCGGCACCTTCGTGATCGACGCTGCGGTGGAGGCCGAGCGCGTCGCCGCGGCCGCAGCGCGCGCCGGCCGCGTGCAGCGCGTGCGCCTGCGGATCTCGGTGGGCGTGCACGCCTCCACCCACGAGTTCCTCGCCACCAGCCACGAGGACCAGAAGTTCGGCATCCCCGTCGCCGAGGCGCCCGCGCTCGTCGCGCGCATCCGCGAGCTGCCGAGCCTCGACCTGGTCGGGCTGCACACGCACATCGGCTCGCAGATCTTCGACGCCGACGGCTTCGCCGAATCCGCGCGCCGCATGCTCGCGCTGCACGCGTCGCTCGGCGACACCGAGGCCCTGTCAGAGCTGAACCTCGGCGGCGGATTCGGCATCGCCTACACCGCCGCCGACAGCCCCGAGCCGATCGAGGCGATCGCGGCGGGCCTCGCGGATGCGGTGCGCGCGGCCGCAGACGAGCTCGGCATCGCGGTCCCCAGGATCGCCATCGAACCCGGCCGCTGGATCGTGGGGCCCGCAGGCATCACCGTCTACACCGTCGGCACCGTCAAGCCCGTGGCGCTCGACGTCGGCACCCGCACCTATGTCTCCGTCGACGGCGGCATGGGCGACAACCCGCGCCCCGCGCTCTACGGTGCGCAGTACGCCGCCCGGATCGTCAGCCGCGCATCCGACGCCGAGCCCACGCTCGTGCGCGTCGCCGGCCGCCACTGCGAGTCGGGCGACATCGTCGTCGACGCCGAGTGGCTGCCCGGTGACGTGCGGCCGGATGACCTGCTCGCGGTCGCCGCCACCGGCGCCTACTGCCACTCGCTCGCCTCGAACTACAACCTCGCGCCCCGCCCGCCGGTGCTGGCAATCTCGGCAGCCGAGAGCGGCGGCGCGACGGTCCGCACGCTCGTGCGGCGTGAGACGATCGAGGATCTCCTCGCTCGCGACACCGGCTTCGGCGCCGGATCCGACGTGAGCGCACCGACATCGACCGACGAGACCCACGGAGCCGCATCCGCATGA
- the prfA gene encoding peptide chain release factor 1, whose translation MFESVSGLLAEHADLEQQLADPALHADAVRARRVNRRYAELSQVKAAHERWRGALDDLDAARELAREDDAFADEVPALEQVAHEAEEKLRRLLIPRDPDDGRDVIMEVKGGEGGEESALFAADLVRMYSHYATSRGWKVEMLESTASDMGGYKDVQIAIKSSSNDPAEGVWASLKYEGGVHRVQRVPATESQGRIHTSTTGVLVFPEVDAPDEIQIDQNDLKIDVYRSSGPGGQSVNTTDSAVRITHVPTGITVSMQNEKSQLQNREAGMRVLRARLLARQQEELDAAASDARRSQIRGMDRSERIRTYNFPENRIADHRTGFKAYNLDTVMDGALQAVIDSCISADEEARLAALAGDED comes from the coding sequence GTGTTCGAGTCGGTCTCGGGGCTTCTCGCCGAGCACGCCGACCTCGAGCAGCAGCTCGCTGATCCGGCGCTGCACGCCGATGCCGTGCGTGCGCGTCGGGTCAACCGGCGCTATGCGGAGCTCAGCCAGGTCAAGGCGGCGCACGAGCGCTGGCGCGGCGCGCTCGACGATCTCGATGCCGCGCGCGAGCTCGCCCGCGAGGACGACGCGTTCGCCGATGAGGTGCCTGCCCTCGAGCAGGTCGCCCACGAGGCCGAGGAGAAGCTGCGCCGTCTGCTGATCCCGCGCGACCCGGATGACGGGCGCGACGTGATCATGGAGGTCAAGGGCGGTGAGGGCGGCGAGGAATCGGCGCTGTTCGCCGCCGACCTCGTGCGCATGTACTCGCACTACGCGACCAGCCGCGGCTGGAAGGTCGAGATGCTCGAGTCGACCGCGAGCGACATGGGCGGCTACAAGGATGTGCAGATCGCCATCAAGTCGTCGTCCAACGACCCCGCCGAGGGCGTCTGGGCGTCGCTGAAGTACGAGGGCGGCGTGCACCGCGTGCAGCGCGTGCCAGCGACCGAGTCGCAGGGCCGCATCCACACCTCCACCACCGGCGTGCTGGTGTTCCCGGAGGTCGACGCACCGGACGAGATCCAGATCGACCAGAACGACCTGAAGATCGACGTCTACCGCTCGTCCGGCCCCGGCGGCCAGAGCGTGAACACCACCGACTCGGCCGTGCGCATCACGCACGTGCCGACCGGCATCACGGTGTCGATGCAGAACGAGAAGAGCCAGCTGCAGAACCGCGAGGCGGGCATGCGCGTGCTGCGTGCGCGCCTGCTCGCGCGTCAGCAGGAGGAGCTCGACGCTGCGGCATCCGATGCGCGGCGGTCGCAGATCCGCGGGATGGATCGCTCGGAGCGCATCCGCACCTACAACTTCCCCGAGAACCGCATCGCCGACCACCGCACCGGCTTCAAGGCCTACAACCTCGACACGGTGATGGATGGCGCGCTGCAGGCGGTCATCGACTCGTGCATCAGCGCCGACGAGGAGGCGCGCCTCGCCGCCCTCGCGGGCGACGAGGACTGA
- the thrC gene encoding threonine synthase — protein sequence MANQWQGVLREWADVLDVTDASTVVTLGEGGTPLIESRVLSQMTDARVFVKFEGLNPTGSFKDRGMTVAVSRAVERGAKAIACASTGNTSAAAAAYAAAAGIQAIVLVPEGKISMGKLAQSVVHGARIVQVRGNFDDCLEISKELAERYPVHLVNSVNDDRIEGQKTAALEIVDVLGDAPDIHCIPVGNAGNITSYWRGYSLAEHSGMATKRPRMLGFQAAGAAPIVTGKRVHEPDTVATAIRIGNPASWQQALDARDESGGFIGAIDDAGILKAQRLLASSTGVFVEPASAISVAGLLERHAAGEIPAGSTIALTVTGHGLKDAQWGLKLEDGSDAAPESADADTTQVAQLLGLA from the coding sequence ATGGCGAATCAGTGGCAGGGCGTGCTGCGCGAGTGGGCCGACGTGCTCGACGTGACGGATGCATCGACGGTCGTGACGCTCGGAGAGGGCGGCACGCCGCTCATCGAGTCGCGCGTGCTCTCGCAGATGACCGACGCGCGGGTGTTCGTGAAGTTCGAGGGGCTCAACCCGACGGGCTCGTTCAAGGACCGCGGCATGACCGTGGCGGTCTCGCGCGCCGTGGAGCGCGGCGCGAAGGCGATCGCGTGCGCCTCGACGGGCAACACCTCGGCGGCGGCGGCGGCCTACGCGGCGGCCGCGGGCATCCAGGCGATCGTGCTGGTGCCGGAGGGCAAGATCTCGATGGGCAAGCTCGCCCAATCGGTCGTGCACGGCGCCCGCATCGTGCAGGTGCGCGGCAACTTCGACGACTGCCTCGAGATCTCCAAGGAGCTCGCCGAGCGCTACCCCGTGCACCTCGTGAACTCGGTGAACGACGACCGCATCGAGGGGCAGAAGACCGCCGCGCTCGAGATCGTGGATGTGCTCGGCGACGCCCCCGACATCCACTGCATCCCGGTCGGCAACGCGGGCAACATCACGAGCTACTGGCGCGGCTACTCGCTCGCCGAGCACAGCGGCATGGCCACGAAGCGTCCCCGGATGCTCGGCTTCCAGGCCGCGGGCGCTGCGCCCATCGTCACCGGCAAGCGCGTGCACGAGCCCGACACCGTCGCGACGGCGATCCGCATCGGCAACCCCGCGTCGTGGCAGCAGGCGCTCGACGCCCGCGACGAGTCCGGCGGCTTCATCGGCGCCATCGACGACGCGGGCATCCTGAAGGCGCAGCGACTGCTCGCCTCCTCCACCGGCGTCTTCGTCGAGCCCGCCTCGGCGATCTCGGTCGCCGGCCTGCTCGAGCGCCACGCCGCGGGCGAGATCCCCGCAGGCTCGACCATCGCGCTGACCGTCACCGGCCACGGGCTGAAGGACGCCCAGTGGGGGCTGAAGCTCGAGGACGGCTCGGACGCCGCTCCGGAGTCAGCCGACGCCGACACCACGCAGGTCGCGCAGCTGCTGGGGCTCGCGTGA
- a CDS encoding DNA-3-methyladenine glycosylase: protein MPDLDAAWFERDPLELAPLLLGGVLSRADESGTVALRLTEVEAYRGTDDPGAHTFRGKTARNATMFRPGGHVYCYFTYGLHHAVNIVAGPEGSGWGVLVRAGEVIDGHSLALERRSVRRAAPPTGELARGPGNVAQALGATLADDGAAFVSAAARTTTVGRGGPQARLETTWTFTPAAEPPPHRTGPRVGVSGPGGDASAFPWRFWIPGEPSVSAYRSAARRSTGEAESQRSPR from the coding sequence GTGCCTGATCTCGACGCCGCCTGGTTCGAGCGCGACCCGCTCGAGCTTGCCCCGCTGCTGCTCGGCGGCGTGCTGTCACGAGCCGACGAGTCGGGCACGGTCGCGCTGCGGCTCACCGAGGTCGAGGCCTACCGCGGTACCGACGACCCGGGCGCGCACACCTTCCGCGGCAAGACGGCGCGCAACGCGACGATGTTCCGCCCGGGCGGGCACGTCTACTGCTACTTCACCTACGGCCTGCATCACGCGGTGAACATCGTTGCCGGGCCGGAGGGCTCCGGATGGGGCGTGCTCGTGCGGGCGGGCGAGGTCATCGACGGCCACTCGCTCGCGCTCGAGCGCCGCTCGGTGCGGCGGGCGGCTCCTCCGACGGGCGAGCTCGCGCGGGGGCCGGGCAACGTCGCGCAGGCGCTGGGCGCGACGCTCGCCGACGACGGCGCCGCGTTCGTCAGCGCCGCGGCGCGCACGACCACCGTCGGTCGAGGAGGGCCGCAGGCCCGTCTCGAGACCACCTGGACGTTCACCCCCGCCGCCGAACCGCCGCCGCACCGCACCGGCCCCCGCGTGGGCGTCAGCGGGCCGGGAGGCGATGCATCCGCGTTCCCGTGGCGCTTCTGGATCCCCGGCGAGCCCAGCGTCTCGGCCTACCGCTCGGCGGCGCGGCGCTCGACCGGCGAGGCGGAGTCCCAGCGCTCGCCCCGGTGA
- the rho gene encoding transcription termination factor Rho, whose product MTSETTDTVPAAETAVTSADTAQSASPADAQPSEAPTEAAAPPKRRSRRATTSSVAEQAAAPAAEAVAPTADVASAPAADEAPAEKAPAKRRTSTRRTAAEKRADEAAAAEAGAEQADAAQAGAVQVDAEQPADAGSPDADTSAKRPARRSSRSRKTDDATTDAADQGSTDQASTDQGSADQAPTDGTDAAQSDAAQSNDEQPRNGRGGAKKSGGRNGKGRKSDTERADTEQADTERADTEQADADAASAEQAEGDQSDVDQDERGGRGRRRGGQNGQSQNGQSRNGQNQDNQAQGNQGQRNQDQDAQDRDDRNRDDRGQDDQDDQDDNQQGGSRRRRSRGKGNQNGDQGGQSRGQQQDDDQDDDGGSRRGRGRGRNQGGSQGGNQPQQQAEQDGASRRSRGRDRTRTRGHDAETEIHEDDVLLPVAGILDVLDNYAFVRTSGYLPGSNDVYVSLAQVKKHGLRKGDAVVGAIKQPREGEQQSSRQKYNALVRVDSVNGQTAEESLSRVEFSKLTPLYPQERLRLETTSNKLSTRVIDLVAPIGKGQRGLIVSPPKAGKTLVMQAIANAIAENNPEVHLMIVLVDERPEEVTDFQRTVKGEVIASTFDRPAEDHTIVAELAIERAKRLVELGHDVVVLLDGITRLGRAYNLSAPPSGRILSGGVDSSALYPPKKFFGAARNIEHGGSLTILATALVETGSKMDEVIFEEFKGTGNMELRLSRHMADKRIFPAVDVNASGTRREEMLMGVEETKVMWKLRRALAGLDTQQALELVLKQLKETQSNVEFLMKVSKSVPGQHDKD is encoded by the coding sequence ATGACCAGCGAGACCACCGACACCGTTCCGGCAGCAGAGACTGCCGTCACCTCCGCCGACACAGCGCAGTCTGCCTCTCCGGCCGACGCGCAGCCTTCGGAGGCACCGACCGAGGCCGCGGCGCCGCCGAAGCGCCGCTCGCGCCGCGCGACGACGTCGTCCGTCGCCGAGCAGGCTGCTGCGCCCGCCGCCGAGGCAGTCGCGCCGACTGCCGATGTGGCATCCGCGCCGGCCGCCGACGAGGCCCCGGCCGAGAAGGCCCCCGCGAAGCGCCGCACGAGCACCCGCCGCACCGCCGCGGAGAAGCGTGCCGACGAGGCAGCCGCTGCCGAAGCCGGCGCCGAGCAGGCCGACGCTGCGCAGGCCGGCGCTGTGCAGGTCGACGCCGAGCAGCCCGCCGACGCCGGATCGCCCGACGCCGACACCTCGGCGAAGCGCCCGGCGCGTCGCAGCAGCCGCTCGCGCAAGACGGATGACGCGACCACGGATGCCGCCGACCAGGGGAGCACCGACCAGGCCAGCACCGACCAGGGCAGCGCCGACCAGGCGCCCACGGATGGGACTGACGCCGCACAGAGCGACGCCGCACAGTCGAACGACGAGCAGCCTCGCAACGGCAGGGGCGGCGCGAAGAAGTCCGGCGGGCGCAACGGCAAGGGCCGCAAGAGCGACACCGAGCGGGCCGACACCGAGCAGGCCGACACCGAGCGGGCCGACACCGAGCAGGCCGATGCCGACGCAGCGAGCGCCGAGCAGGCCGAGGGCGACCAGTCGGACGTCGATCAGGACGAGCGTGGAGGCCGCGGTCGCCGCCGCGGTGGCCAGAACGGCCAGAGCCAGAACGGCCAGAGCCGGAACGGCCAGAACCAGGACAACCAGGCTCAGGGCAACCAGGGCCAGCGGAATCAGGACCAGGACGCGCAGGACCGCGACGACCGCAACCGCGACGATCGCGGCCAGGACGACCAGGACGACCAGGACGACAACCAGCAGGGCGGCTCGCGCCGCCGCCGCAGCCGTGGCAAGGGCAACCAGAACGGCGACCAGGGCGGTCAGTCGCGCGGTCAGCAGCAGGACGACGACCAGGACGATGACGGCGGCTCGCGCCGCGGCCGTGGCCGTGGCCGCAACCAGGGCGGCAGCCAGGGTGGCAATCAGCCGCAGCAGCAGGCCGAGCAGGACGGCGCCTCGCGCCGCAGCCGCGGTCGCGACCGCACCCGCACGCGCGGCCACGACGCCGAGACCGAGATCCACGAGGACGACGTGCTGCTGCCCGTCGCCGGCATCCTGGACGTGCTCGACAACTACGCGTTCGTGCGCACGTCCGGCTACCTCCCCGGCTCGAACGACGTCTACGTCTCGCTCGCGCAGGTGAAGAAGCACGGCCTCCGCAAGGGCGACGCCGTCGTCGGTGCCATCAAGCAGCCGCGTGAGGGCGAGCAGCAGTCGAGCCGTCAGAAGTACAACGCGCTCGTGCGCGTCGACTCGGTCAACGGCCAGACGGCTGAGGAGTCGCTGAGCCGCGTCGAGTTCTCGAAGCTGACGCCGCTCTACCCGCAGGAGCGCCTGCGACTGGAGACGACCTCCAACAAGCTCTCGACTCGCGTGATCGACCTGGTGGCGCCGATCGGCAAGGGTCAGCGCGGCCTCATCGTCTCGCCGCCCAAGGCGGGCAAGACCCTCGTGATGCAGGCCATCGCGAACGCGATCGCCGAGAACAACCCCGAGGTCCACCTCATGATCGTGCTGGTCGACGAGCGGCCCGAGGAGGTCACCGACTTCCAGCGCACCGTCAAGGGCGAGGTCATCGCATCGACCTTCGACCGGCCCGCCGAGGATCACACGATCGTCGCCGAGCTCGCGATCGAGCGCGCCAAGCGCCTCGTTGAGCTCGGGCACGACGTGGTGGTGCTGCTCGACGGCATCACGCGTCTCGGACGCGCCTACAACCTGTCGGCTCCGCCGTCGGGTCGCATCCTCTCGGGTGGCGTCGACTCGAGCGCGCTCTACCCGCCGAAGAAGTTCTTCGGTGCCGCGCGCAACATCGAGCACGGCGGCTCGCTCACCATCCTCGCCACCGCGCTCGTCGAGACGGGGTCGAAGATGGACGAGGTGATCTTCGAGGAGTTCAAGGGCACCGGCAACATGGAGCTCCGCCTGTCGCGCCACATGGCCGACAAGCGCATCTTCCCCGCCGTCGACGTCAACGCCTCCGGCACGCGCCGCGAGGAGATGCTCATGGGCGTCGAGGAGACGAAGGTCATGTGGAAGCTCCGCAGGGCGCTCGCCGGCCTCGACACCCAGCAGGCGCTCGAACTGGTGCTGAAGCAGCTCAAGGAGACGCAGTCGAACGTCGAGTTCCTCATGAAGGTCTCGAAGTCGGTGCCCGGCCAGCACGACAAGGACTGA
- a CDS encoding MFS transporter, which translates to MGGAFWRFWSVEVASETGLGLAVIALQTLVVLDLGGGATEVGWLSSARFLPYVVLGLLVGAIVEGMRRRTVMIVSDLLRTLVLGGLAAVWLAGGGAFWVLLLAVLLLGTASLVNDAASQAFVPRLVGRERLLAAHQRLDLGSNAAQSAGPAASGAIIAWLGAPVSLLLAAGAHLVSAIVLWNLPPDDRAPRRAHGMGRAIGRGLRFVHRHPRLGPFARWTHVWFLCNGAAMTLLVPLVLLELDAGAAGLGLVLGVLGGATLLGTSLAGVVAGRLGMARTIILEHAVMPVSWGMVALAALLPLADTAGLALVLAGLSVTGLAMGLSNPSEMALRQRATPDRMQARMNATMRTVNRAMIVVAAPLGGLLGDAIGIGPALLIVCAGFAVAAVGMASSPLARGRTAR; encoded by the coding sequence ATGGGCGGCGCCTTCTGGCGCTTCTGGAGCGTCGAGGTCGCCTCCGAGACGGGTCTCGGGCTCGCGGTGATCGCGCTGCAGACCCTGGTCGTGCTCGATCTCGGGGGAGGGGCGACCGAGGTCGGGTGGCTGTCATCGGCGAGGTTCCTGCCCTACGTCGTGCTGGGCCTGCTGGTCGGCGCGATCGTCGAGGGGATGCGGCGGCGCACCGTCATGATCGTCAGCGACCTGCTGCGCACGCTGGTGCTCGGCGGGCTCGCCGCCGTCTGGCTGGCGGGCGGCGGCGCATTCTGGGTGCTGCTGCTCGCGGTGCTGCTGCTGGGCACGGCGAGCCTTGTGAACGATGCGGCATCGCAGGCGTTCGTGCCACGCCTGGTGGGTCGTGAGCGCCTGCTGGCCGCGCACCAGCGGCTCGATCTCGGCTCCAACGCGGCACAGTCCGCGGGTCCCGCCGCGTCCGGCGCCATCATCGCCTGGCTCGGCGCGCCTGTCTCGCTGCTGCTCGCCGCGGGCGCCCACCTGGTCTCGGCGATCGTGCTGTGGAACCTGCCGCCCGACGACCGTGCGCCGCGGCGCGCGCATGGGATGGGACGCGCGATCGGGCGCGGTCTGCGCTTCGTGCACCGGCATCCGCGGCTCGGACCGTTCGCGCGGTGGACGCACGTGTGGTTCCTCTGCAACGGCGCCGCGATGACGCTGCTCGTGCCGCTCGTGCTGCTCGAGCTGGATGCCGGCGCGGCGGGGCTCGGCCTCGTGCTCGGTGTGCTCGGTGGCGCGACGCTGCTGGGGACGTCGCTCGCGGGCGTCGTCGCTGGGCGACTCGGCATGGCTCGCACGATCATCCTGGAGCACGCGGTGATGCCGGTCTCGTGGGGCATGGTGGCGCTCGCGGCGCTGCTGCCGCTCGCCGACACCGCAGGGCTCGCGCTCGTGCTCGCCGGGTTGTCGGTGACCGGTCTCGCGATGGGGCTGTCGAACCCGAGCGAGATGGCGCTGCGGCAGCGTGCGACGCCCGACCGCATGCAGGCGCGCATGAACGCCACGATGCGCACGGTGAACCGGGCGATGATCGTGGTGGCGGCGCCGCTGGGCGGCCTGCTCGGCGACGCGATCGGCATCGGCCCCGCGCTCCTGATCGTGTGCGCCGGCTTCGCGGTGGCGGCCGTCGGCATGGCCTCGTCGCCGCTCGCGCGCGGTCGCACCGCCCGCTGA